From the genome of Lentisphaera araneosa HTCC2155, one region includes:
- a CDS encoding arylsulfatase, whose protein sequence is MKKVFIKWLGLCAFALSPAALAEDKPNIVLILTDDQGYGDISSHGNRMIDTPHLDQLAEDGTRFENFFVSNVCAPTRASLLTGRYHIRTGVVQVSRGLEIMRSEEATIAEVFKAQGYETGLFGKWHNGEHYPNNPPGQGFDEYFGFCAGHIGDFFDATLDHNKTFVKTKGFITDVLTDRAIDWIEKQQDKPFFAYIPYNAPHAPYQVEDKYYDEFAAKGYSAAHSAAYGMIENLDDNIGRLLKILDDLNLTDNTIVIFLTDNGPNSPTRFNGGMKGSKGSVDEGGVRVPFFIRWPGKIAKGRTIHDLAAHIDVLPTLMELAGVNVDLPNKLDGRSLTSLISSSKTPKAPAWPERLIFTQGPGTNMTPGSGAGAARSNQYRYVLSRGEEGLYDMINDPGQEKDLKKSKKKIFDELKAAYIEWLKDVSAGWEPNTTIPVGYKEFPATYLQAVEAKLQGKLKFNGRGFAHDWIVNWTNPKDKITWDINVITSGRYKVSLDYVVPEKDVGATIKISTGKASISSKITRAFDPELFPAHDRAKRAGELEKPWKKITLGEMDIDAGRAQVILSADTMTGKQVIEVRRVTLELISSN, encoded by the coding sequence ATGAAAAAAGTTTTTATAAAATGGCTTGGTTTATGTGCCTTTGCACTATCGCCTGCAGCGCTTGCTGAAGATAAACCAAATATAGTTTTGATCCTAACGGATGATCAGGGATACGGCGATATCAGTTCCCACGGTAACCGGATGATTGACACACCTCATCTGGATCAGTTGGCAGAGGATGGCACAAGGTTTGAGAACTTTTTTGTCTCAAATGTATGCGCCCCGACCCGAGCCAGTTTATTAACCGGTCGCTATCATATTCGTACTGGCGTTGTACAGGTATCCAGAGGATTAGAGATTATGCGATCAGAGGAAGCCACTATTGCAGAAGTCTTTAAAGCCCAGGGTTATGAAACAGGATTGTTTGGCAAATGGCATAACGGTGAGCACTACCCAAATAATCCCCCAGGACAGGGCTTTGATGAATATTTCGGTTTTTGTGCCGGTCACATTGGTGATTTCTTTGACGCAACACTGGATCATAATAAAACATTTGTAAAAACAAAGGGATTTATCACGGATGTGTTGACAGACAGGGCTATAGACTGGATTGAAAAGCAGCAGGATAAGCCCTTTTTTGCCTACATCCCTTATAATGCACCGCATGCCCCTTATCAGGTAGAAGACAAATATTATGATGAATTTGCCGCAAAAGGATATAGTGCGGCTCATTCTGCTGCATACGGCATGATTGAAAATCTCGATGATAATATTGGTCGTCTTCTTAAAATACTGGATGACCTGAATCTTACTGATAATACCATAGTTATCTTTTTAACAGATAACGGCCCCAATTCACCGACCAGATTTAACGGGGGCATGAAAGGATCTAAAGGCTCAGTTGATGAAGGTGGAGTAAGAGTGCCGTTTTTTATACGCTGGCCAGGTAAAATAGCAAAAGGCCGCACAATCCACGATTTGGCTGCCCATATTGATGTTCTGCCGACCTTGATGGAGCTTGCGGGCGTCAATGTTGACTTACCTAATAAGCTGGACGGCCGCAGTTTGACGTCTTTGATATCAAGCTCAAAGACACCCAAGGCACCAGCTTGGCCTGAAAGATTGATATTTACTCAAGGTCCAGGAACAAATATGACACCTGGTTCTGGGGCCGGTGCCGCGCGAAGCAATCAGTATAGATATGTCCTTAGCCGCGGGGAGGAAGGTTTATATGATATGATAAACGATCCTGGGCAGGAAAAGGATCTCAAGAAGAGTAAGAAAAAAATCTTCGATGAATTGAAAGCTGCGTATATTGAATGGTTGAAAGACGTGTCAGCAGGCTGGGAGCCAAACACCACTATCCCGGTTGGATATAAAGAATTTCCAGCCACTTACCTGCAAGCGGTAGAGGCCAAACTGCAAGGCAAGCTAAAGTTTAATGGCAGAGGATTTGCCCATGACTGGATCGTAAACTGGACTAATCCAAAAGATAAAATCACCTGGGATATAAATGTGATCACCTCAGGGCGCTATAAAGTCTCTTTAGATTATGTCGTACCGGAAAAAGATGTGGGTGCCACCATAAAAATCAGCACCGGTAAAGCATCAATAAGTTCCAAAATTACAAGGGCATTTGATCCGGAACTTTTCCCAGCGCATGACAGAGCAAAAAGAGCCGGTGAATTAGAAAAGCCGTGGAAGAAAATCACACTCGGTGAAATGGATATCGATGCGGGCCGTGCGCAAGTTATTCTGTCGGCTGATACCATGACAGGTAAGCAAGTCATAGAAGTGCGCCGTGTCACACTGGAACTTATTTCGTCCAATTAA
- a CDS encoding sulfatase family protein produces the protein MNYSKLFIITLLLFTSGLSWANDGKTNVLLITADDLGYEAIGSLTLDADLPDLTPNLDRFAKQGFQFQNAHINTPICQPGRAILTTGKYGINSGMMGFFHMKKRSATVTQTLSNQGYLTGILGKVPHSTPDLAYQWDYTRVINELGMGRSPQRYYQYCKEFFKRSKTENKPFYFMVNSHDPHRPYHNPKKPIKAAEEPSKLFGTDEVIVPKYLPDTPQVRMELSHYYNSVRRLDDTFAKVMQALNESGFAKNTLVLFLSDNGSAFPFAKANTYLASSKTPWLVQWPAGKIKTSYVNKTDFISAIDFFPTVLDALGLDIPKSVDGRSILPLLKGEKQANRSHVYTQVDYLNGGGPATPMRAIQDREFGYIFNPWSRSGANYKNANEGLITKKMKESGDKAQLERLRMHRERVIEEFYDLKADPHCINNLINNPEYKEKINEYRAKLVSWMTEHSDPVLAMYQVKEQPKKMISMLKSEFPSRAELMPEQQRIEQEKQRQQRNKNKKKKK, from the coding sequence ATGAATTATTCTAAACTTTTTATCATCACTTTATTACTGTTTACAAGTGGACTATCCTGGGCAAATGATGGTAAAACCAATGTCCTGTTAATCACTGCTGATGACCTCGGTTATGAAGCCATTGGCAGCTTGACACTGGATGCTGATCTTCCCGATCTAACCCCTAACCTGGATCGCTTTGCCAAGCAGGGGTTCCAGTTCCAAAATGCCCATATTAACACCCCTATATGTCAACCGGGCCGTGCCATACTCACTACTGGAAAGTATGGGATAAACAGTGGTATGATGGGCTTCTTTCACATGAAAAAACGCTCTGCTACCGTAACGCAAACCTTGTCTAATCAGGGTTACCTTACAGGAATACTTGGTAAAGTCCCCCATTCGACACCGGACTTGGCGTATCAATGGGATTATACTCGTGTTATAAACGAGTTAGGTATGGGACGTTCGCCACAAAGGTATTATCAGTATTGTAAAGAATTTTTTAAGCGCAGCAAAACAGAGAATAAACCCTTTTATTTCATGGTTAACTCTCATGATCCCCATCGTCCATATCACAACCCCAAGAAGCCAATAAAAGCAGCCGAAGAACCATCCAAATTATTTGGCACGGATGAGGTTATTGTGCCTAAGTATTTACCTGATACACCGCAGGTCAGGATGGAATTGAGCCATTATTATAATTCCGTGCGTCGTTTAGACGATACCTTCGCCAAGGTCATGCAAGCCTTAAATGAGTCGGGCTTTGCGAAAAATACCTTGGTATTATTTTTATCAGATAATGGCTCCGCTTTTCCTTTTGCGAAAGCCAATACTTACCTGGCAAGCTCAAAAACCCCTTGGTTAGTACAATGGCCGGCGGGCAAGATAAAAACCTCCTACGTGAATAAAACCGATTTTATTAGTGCTATCGACTTCTTCCCTACTGTGCTCGATGCACTTGGACTTGATATACCAAAATCTGTTGATGGCCGTTCTATTTTACCACTATTAAAGGGAGAAAAACAGGCAAATCGCTCTCATGTTTATACTCAGGTTGATTATTTAAATGGCGGTGGACCTGCTACTCCCATGCGGGCAATTCAGGACCGCGAGTTTGGCTATATCTTTAATCCATGGAGCAGATCAGGGGCAAATTACAAAAATGCCAATGAAGGTCTGATCACTAAAAAAATGAAAGAATCCGGCGACAAAGCGCAATTAGAAAGGCTTAGGATGCATCGCGAACGAGTAATAGAAGAGTTCTATGATCTAAAAGCCGATCCTCATTGCATCAATAACTTGATCAATAATCCAGAGTATAAGGAAAAAATAAATGAATATCGAGCAAAGCTTGTCAGCTGGATGACCGAACATTCAGACCCTGTATTAGCTATGTATCAGGTTAAAGAACAACCTAAAAAAATGATCAGCATGTTAAAAAGCGAATTTCCTTCGAGAGCTGAATTAATGCCTGAGCAACAACGCATTGAACAGGAAAAACAAAGGCAGCAACGAAATAAAAATAAGAAGAAAAAGAAATAA
- a CDS encoding sulfatase family protein: MYKTIISLLLLSLCSQVAAEKIRPNIVWMFSDDHATQAIGAYGGLLESYNLTPNIDRLAKEGMIFKRAYVGNSICAPSRATLLTGKHSHLHGKVDNAKGFDHNQQQFQKLLQKGGYQTAMIGKIHLPGKMQGFDYWEVLPGQGKYWDPEFVTETGKTIYPGEHSSDVITRRALNWMNNERDKSKPFMLMVHFKAPHRSWQPTTRWKKKFSTMTFPEPDTLFDDYQGRGTAAKYQDMNIEHSMNMVGDLKSNQSPRKEFLKKNALTGKALVKWKYQMYMRDYLACIAGVDENIGKILDQLAESGLDKNTIVMYSSDQGFYLGEHGWFDKRFMYEESYRTPLLARWPGVIKAKTRNEDLVQNIDFAETFLDLAGLPIPADMQGESLVPLMKGKTPDDWRTHLYYHYYEYPGWHSVHRHEGVSDKRYKLMRFYGKDVPNGEEWEFYDLKTDPSEMKSEYANPEYASTIAKLKKELANLREKYEVKDIPQYDINPWKVLRKRDAERKARMEADMKARN, encoded by the coding sequence ATGTATAAAACAATCATTTCACTGCTATTATTAAGCCTTTGCAGTCAAGTGGCTGCAGAAAAAATTCGACCTAATATTGTCTGGATGTTTTCTGATGATCATGCCACTCAGGCTATTGGTGCTTATGGTGGCCTTCTCGAGTCCTATAATTTAACCCCAAATATCGATCGACTTGCTAAAGAAGGCATGATATTTAAAAGAGCTTACGTCGGCAACTCAATATGTGCCCCCAGTCGTGCCACTTTGCTCACCGGCAAGCACAGTCACCTCCATGGCAAGGTTGATAACGCTAAGGGCTTTGATCACAATCAGCAACAGTTCCAGAAGCTCTTGCAAAAAGGAGGTTATCAAACTGCAATGATTGGTAAAATCCATCTTCCCGGTAAAATGCAGGGCTTTGATTACTGGGAAGTCTTACCGGGCCAAGGGAAATATTGGGACCCTGAATTTGTTACTGAAACAGGGAAAACAATCTATCCAGGTGAGCACTCAAGTGATGTAATTACCCGTCGTGCACTCAACTGGATGAATAACGAGCGTGATAAGAGTAAACCCTTTATGTTGATGGTGCATTTCAAGGCACCTCATCGCAGCTGGCAGCCAACTACCCGTTGGAAAAAGAAGTTCAGTACCATGACTTTTCCGGAACCCGACACCCTCTTTGATGATTACCAGGGGCGTGGCACAGCTGCGAAATATCAAGATATGAATATTGAACATTCAATGAATATGGTCGGTGATTTAAAAAGTAATCAATCACCGCGCAAAGAATTTTTAAAGAAGAACGCTCTAACAGGTAAAGCACTTGTTAAATGGAAGTACCAAATGTACATGCGTGACTACCTGGCCTGTATTGCCGGCGTGGATGAAAATATAGGTAAGATCCTCGACCAACTGGCTGAATCCGGCCTGGATAAAAATACCATCGTTATGTATTCATCCGATCAGGGCTTCTACCTCGGTGAGCATGGCTGGTTTGATAAACGATTCATGTATGAAGAGTCCTATCGCACTCCTCTACTCGCTAGGTGGCCTGGTGTGATTAAAGCCAAAACCCGCAATGAAGATTTGGTGCAAAATATTGATTTTGCTGAAACCTTCCTGGACCTGGCAGGACTTCCAATACCGGCCGACATGCAAGGCGAAAGTCTCGTGCCACTAATGAAAGGTAAAACTCCTGATGATTGGCGCACTCATCTTTATTATCACTACTATGAATACCCCGGCTGGCACTCTGTACATCGCCATGAAGGTGTGTCTGATAAACGCTATAAGCTCATGCGTTTTTATGGTAAAGATGTGCCAAATGGTGAAGAATGGGAATTTTATGATTTGAAAACAGACCCTTCCGAAATGAAGAGTGAATATGCTAATCCCGAGTATGCATCTACTATAGCTAAGCTTAAAAAAGAATTAGCTAATCTAAGAGAAAAATATGAAGTTAAGGATATCCCTCAATACGATATCAACCCCTGGAAGGTATTGCGTAAACGTGATGCCGAAAGAAAAGCCAGAATGGAAGCTGATATGAAAGCCCGTAACTAA
- a CDS encoding sugar phosphate isomerase/epimerase family protein, producing MNRRNFIAQTALVGGIASMTSFESLASTNNTDKERFKFALSQYSLRAMFKNKSLDPLDFPAFSADNFGINAIDLWEGGLPKDKLNDMSYMESLRKRSEQAGSHLFLLMAGSVDSRKSNMKGSVKRLIPSLKRAQVLGCTYLRVFLRADSLENSVETLKLLCDEAAKHKLIIAIEPGSSALSMKGAFLAEVYKKVKHPYLTLMPDFGKLKNNVYDGTQAMLPYAKTISAKMHSFDDKGRQPDFDYDRLAKIISASDYKGYIAIEWEGRKLKPIEGVLASKKLILDSFTARGATVK from the coding sequence ATGAACAGACGAAACTTTATTGCCCAGACTGCGCTTGTTGGCGGAATCGCCTCCATGACATCTTTTGAAAGCCTCGCCTCGACAAACAATACTGACAAAGAGCGCTTTAAGTTTGCTTTATCGCAATATTCGCTGAGAGCCATGTTTAAAAACAAAAGTCTAGATCCGCTCGATTTCCCGGCATTTAGCGCCGATAATTTTGGCATTAACGCCATTGATTTATGGGAAGGTGGCCTCCCCAAAGATAAGCTCAATGACATGTCTTATATGGAGAGCTTGAGAAAGCGCTCTGAACAAGCCGGGAGCCATTTATTTTTACTCATGGCCGGGAGCGTCGACTCGAGAAAATCTAATATGAAAGGCTCTGTCAAAAGATTGATCCCTTCATTAAAAAGAGCTCAGGTGCTGGGTTGTACTTACCTGCGTGTTTTCCTCAGAGCCGACAGTCTGGAGAATTCCGTTGAAACGCTTAAACTTCTGTGCGATGAAGCGGCAAAACACAAGCTTATCATTGCCATTGAACCGGGATCTTCTGCACTGAGCATGAAAGGGGCATTTCTCGCCGAGGTTTATAAGAAAGTTAAGCACCCTTATCTAACACTGATGCCGGACTTTGGTAAGTTGAAAAACAACGTTTACGACGGTACCCAAGCCATGCTACCTTATGCCAAAACAATATCTGCGAAGATGCACAGTTTCGATGATAAGGGCCGACAGCCCGATTTTGATTATGACCGTTTGGCAAAAATAATTTCCGCTTCCGACTACAAAGGTTATATCGCCATTGAATGGGAAGGTAGAAAACTCAAACCAATTGAAGGCGTTCTCGCTTCTAAAAAGCTCATTCTCGACAGTTTTACCGCTCGGGGCGCAACGGTCAAATAG
- a CDS encoding AAA family ATPase: MLCRFSVKNFKSFEDEFTFDLTTTKNFEFNQECIKDNTAFKALIYGINGCGKSNLGSALMDIQFHLTDWDLREKRSAYNNYINAFTKEKCADFKYEFAFGENIVIYEYTKENLDNVLAEKLSINGQVVATIDKRKSSKGTVTLKGAESLKTDLADNNISFIKYISNNTLLDERDINVKVFTKLMKFIRFMRLIKTVDTHKTMSYKASLASHHILSKKNGLQEFEQFLNNSNIKCKLTTIDVGEDEPHIAFDYGSKSISFFDVASTGTLALGHLYVSLLILEKHVNEHGSTFIYIDEFDAFYHYLLATEMVKKLKENSNVQIVLTTHNTDLMTNELMRPDCLFNMTENSIKPFHKLTNKDLRKAHNNQKMFKAGMFNEL, from the coding sequence ATGTTGTGTAGGTTTTCAGTTAAAAATTTTAAAAGCTTTGAAGATGAGTTCACTTTTGATTTAACCACTACTAAGAATTTTGAGTTTAATCAAGAATGTATTAAAGATAATACTGCTTTCAAAGCGCTCATTTATGGTATCAATGGATGCGGTAAATCCAACTTAGGATCTGCATTAATGGACATTCAGTTTCATTTAACTGATTGGGATTTACGTGAAAAAAGGTCTGCTTACAATAATTATATTAATGCATTTACTAAAGAAAAATGTGCTGACTTCAAATACGAATTTGCCTTTGGTGAAAACATTGTCATTTATGAATATACCAAAGAAAATTTAGACAATGTTTTAGCTGAGAAACTATCAATAAACGGTCAAGTTGTAGCTACAATAGACAAGCGTAAGAGTTCAAAAGGCACAGTGACTTTAAAAGGTGCTGAAAGTCTTAAAACTGATTTAGCAGATAATAATATTTCATTTATTAAATACATTAGTAACAATACACTTTTAGATGAACGAGATATAAATGTTAAAGTATTTACGAAATTAATGAAGTTCATTAGGTTCATGAGGCTTATAAAGACAGTAGACACTCATAAGACGATGAGCTACAAAGCTTCACTAGCTTCCCATCATATTTTATCCAAAAAGAACGGTTTACAAGAGTTTGAGCAGTTTTTAAATAACTCAAATATCAAATGTAAATTAACTACTATTGATGTCGGTGAAGATGAACCCCATATTGCATTTGACTATGGATCAAAATCAATAAGTTTTTTTGATGTGGCTTCTACAGGCACTTTAGCCTTAGGGCATTTATATGTATCTTTATTAATACTGGAAAAACATGTTAATGAACATGGATCAACTTTTATTTATATAGATGAATTTGATGCGTTCTACCATTACTTACTAGCTACTGAAATGGTTAAGAAATTAAAAGAAAACTCAAATGTACAGATTGTATTAACCACTCATAATACCGATTTAATGACAAACGAGTTAATGCGTCCCGACTGTCTTTTTAACATGACAGAAAATAGTATTAAACCTTTCCATAAATTAACTAATAAAGATTTAAGAAAAGCCCATAACAATCAAAAGATGTTTAAGGCTGGTATGTTTAATGAGTTATAA
- a CDS encoding DUF1592 domain-containing protein, with translation MKLFTIFTVLIVHGSFALPQQDLKALFKIYCYECHSNKKVKGKLNLETFSFDKDDPKLEDIWESVRHEEMPPEDEKPLPEKERTDLLNYVEGLLSQKSGEVTPMRRLTRYEYDNSIRDIFALEKNIFAMPSRFIKEDAEKPYFNPKSKKMPDKILIGSRLTQLGLEKPPYGVAPLPVDYKEENGYDNNVEMLSFTPKLMSRYMDLAKELLNNKKFKDASPVWKEHFVFNGQKGDELKQAEAFLSDFLVKAFRKPLSDEQLKRYVGYFAERHKFHQFSYTAAMTDVISVILASPDFLYKKPNENKNYSIASKLSYFLWGSGPDDRLLSLAADGKLVEEEVIKQEVERMLNDRKTKHLTYGFAAQWLHLGNLLAFSPDPENFPDYFLDKHKQNNIGQYLILEPLLLFETILVEDRSIFDFIDNDYSYFNNTLADYYKIDQKNNNPAGEPDKKKKKTWRKVKINKNESRMGLITMGACLSLTSHSKRSAPILRGAWFANVIYNDPPPPPPANVPSLDEESKDVKGLTIREQLRIHSENDNCKICHAKIDPMGFTLESFDAVGMWREKYANGRDVDTSGKIFGDSYTTLPDFKKIMIGNKEVFAEAFVKHLYAYALARSVGYNEQDDIKKILAASKSNGHKMRDVLLEIALSEPFLRQ, from the coding sequence ATGAAGCTTTTTACAATTTTCACAGTTCTCATTGTGCATGGCTCGTTTGCTCTGCCACAGCAGGACCTTAAGGCGCTTTTTAAGATTTATTGCTATGAATGTCACAGTAATAAAAAGGTCAAAGGTAAGCTGAATTTAGAGACTTTTTCTTTTGATAAAGATGACCCGAAACTGGAAGATATTTGGGAATCTGTTAGGCACGAGGAAATGCCTCCCGAGGACGAAAAACCCCTTCCAGAAAAGGAAAGAACAGATTTGTTGAATTACGTCGAAGGGCTTCTAAGTCAAAAGTCCGGCGAAGTCACGCCTATGAGGCGCCTGACTAGGTACGAGTATGACAACTCTATAAGAGACATCTTTGCTTTAGAAAAGAATATTTTTGCTATGCCGAGTCGATTTATAAAAGAGGATGCCGAAAAACCTTATTTTAATCCCAAAAGTAAAAAGATGCCCGATAAGATACTTATCGGAAGTCGACTGACTCAGCTTGGTCTGGAAAAACCACCTTATGGCGTGGCTCCACTACCCGTAGATTACAAGGAAGAAAACGGCTACGATAATAATGTTGAAATGTTGAGTTTTACTCCCAAGCTTATGTCTAGGTACATGGATTTAGCAAAAGAGCTATTGAATAACAAGAAGTTTAAAGATGCCAGTCCCGTGTGGAAAGAACACTTTGTTTTCAATGGCCAAAAAGGAGATGAATTAAAGCAGGCAGAAGCTTTTCTATCCGACTTCCTGGTAAAAGCTTTTCGCAAACCTTTAAGTGATGAGCAACTTAAAAGATACGTGGGCTATTTTGCCGAGCGTCACAAGTTTCATCAATTCTCATACACAGCAGCGATGACTGATGTGATCTCAGTTATTTTGGCATCTCCGGATTTTCTTTACAAGAAGCCAAATGAGAATAAAAATTATTCTATAGCCTCGAAATTATCCTACTTTTTATGGGGCTCTGGACCTGATGATCGCTTATTAAGTCTGGCAGCTGACGGCAAACTCGTAGAAGAAGAGGTCATCAAGCAGGAAGTTGAAAGAATGCTTAACGATAGAAAAACAAAGCATTTAACTTATGGCTTTGCGGCTCAATGGCTTCATTTAGGTAACCTGCTGGCTTTCTCTCCCGACCCCGAAAACTTCCCGGATTACTTTCTCGATAAGCATAAGCAAAACAACATCGGTCAATATCTGATCTTAGAACCCTTGCTCTTATTTGAAACTATTCTGGTCGAGGACCGTAGTATTTTTGACTTCATTGACAATGATTACAGTTATTTTAACAACACACTTGCTGACTACTACAAAATAGATCAGAAAAACAATAATCCAGCTGGTGAGCCGGATAAGAAAAAAAAGAAAACCTGGCGCAAAGTTAAGATTAATAAAAATGAAAGCAGAATGGGGCTCATTACTATGGGAGCCTGCCTTTCTCTAACCTCTCATTCAAAGAGAAGTGCGCCTATTTTACGTGGTGCCTGGTTTGCCAATGTGATTTACAATGATCCGCCACCGCCGCCACCTGCTAATGTACCATCTCTGGATGAAGAATCTAAAGATGTAAAGGGCTTAACGATAAGAGAGCAATTGAGAATACATAGCGAGAACGATAACTGTAAGATATGTCATGCCAAAATTGATCCCATGGGTTTTACGCTTGAAAGTTTTGATGCAGTTGGAATGTGGAGAGAGAAGTATGCCAATGGCCGAGACGTTGATACTTCCGGGAAAATATTCGGGGATTCATATACGACCCTGCCGGATTTCAAAAAAATCATGATTGGCAACAAAGAGGTTTTTGCAGAGGCTTTTGTTAAGCACCTATACGCTTATGCATTGGCCAGAAGTGTTGGTTACAATGAACAAGATGACATCAAAAAAATCCTTGCAGCCAGCAAATCTAATGGGCATAAGATGAGAGATGTCTTATTAGAAATCGCTTTAAGTGAACCATTTTTAAGACAGTAG
- a CDS encoding DUF1552 domain-containing protein — protein sequence MNRRVILKSLSASILLPSLEAFSSPKSANNDIKRALWFYLPNGVNPYKWFPSTVGDYEFTPSLSPLKNHKKDVAVLSGLDRIHATGTDVHAQSGCCWLTSSAHHERTDGAYPLNTTLDHVIASSLPRATPFPTLAVNCNEDPNVRETKHFDTVSWYGPGYSAANYKSPLGLFNTLFRSKANIDSSILDLIMSDAKSLKSKVSGHDGEKLDEYFTSVRELEQESLLLAQKQQELSKVTFPDDEMEPVKRSEYMRLMGKLTVMALKLDLTRNVTFMAGPERWSSPLFFDGEFDKKVVHHSLTHKEDQQDNVAKIDRFYVQQFSYILDELKKSKDHQGKSLFDSTTSVMGSGLGYGFDHRYDRLAVVVAGKNVKGNGQHTAFSKGTPLSNLWLNMAQHMGVKKDRYADSTGSLQIL from the coding sequence ATGAATCGCAGAGTAATATTAAAGAGTTTATCGGCAAGTATTTTATTGCCTTCACTGGAAGCTTTCTCCAGCCCCAAGTCAGCCAATAATGATATCAAGCGAGCCTTGTGGTTTTATCTTCCAAATGGAGTGAATCCCTACAAATGGTTTCCATCTACGGTCGGGGACTATGAGTTTACGCCTAGTTTATCACCTTTAAAAAATCATAAGAAAGACGTCGCAGTCCTCAGTGGCCTAGATAGAATCCACGCTACAGGTACAGACGTTCATGCCCAATCAGGCTGCTGTTGGTTAACGAGCTCAGCTCACCATGAAAGAACCGATGGTGCCTATCCTCTCAATACAACATTGGACCATGTGATCGCATCGAGTTTACCGCGTGCTACGCCATTTCCAACTTTAGCAGTGAACTGTAATGAAGATCCCAATGTTCGAGAGACCAAACACTTTGATACAGTTTCCTGGTACGGTCCGGGTTATTCAGCCGCCAACTATAAATCACCTTTAGGCTTGTTTAATACTTTATTTAGATCTAAGGCAAATATTGATTCCAGTATATTGGACCTCATCATGTCTGATGCAAAATCTTTGAAATCCAAAGTTTCAGGTCACGATGGAGAGAAACTTGACGAGTACTTCACATCTGTCAGAGAATTAGAACAAGAGTCTTTATTATTGGCTCAAAAACAACAGGAGCTCTCCAAAGTCACTTTTCCTGATGACGAAATGGAGCCGGTTAAACGAAGTGAGTACATGAGACTGATGGGTAAACTTACTGTAATGGCTCTTAAACTTGACCTGACGAGAAACGTTACTTTCATGGCAGGCCCCGAACGCTGGTCTTCACCACTCTTTTTTGATGGTGAATTTGATAAAAAAGTCGTTCACCACAGCCTGACCCATAAAGAAGATCAGCAGGATAATGTCGCTAAAATTGACCGATTCTATGTTCAGCAATTCTCCTACATTTTAGATGAATTGAAAAAGTCTAAAGATCATCAGGGCAAATCATTATTTGATTCTACCACCAGTGTGATGGGCAGTGGACTCGGTTATGGTTTTGATCACAGATACGACCGTTTGGCTGTCGTTGTGGCTGGTAAAAATGTTAAAGGCAATGGTCAGCATACCGCTTTCTCCAAAGGTACACCTTTATCCAATCTGTGGCTTAATATGGCACAGCATATGGGAGTGAAGAAAGATAGATACGCGGATAGTACCGGTTCTTTACAAATCCTTTAA